From the Myripristis murdjan chromosome 14, fMyrMur1.1, whole genome shotgun sequence genome, one window contains:
- the vps26c gene encoding vacuolar protein sorting-associated protein 26C encodes MSVTLDIRLKRANKVYREGELLAGVVVLVSKEAVQHQGISLSMEGLVNLQLSSKSVGVFEAFYNSVKPIQLISSNIEVAKAGKIPGGKTEIPFEFPLQTKGNKVLYETYHGVFVNIQYTLRCDVKRSLLAKDLSRTCEFMVHSQPQKAKVLPTPVDFSITPDTLQNIRERNLLPKFLIRGHLDATNCVISQPLTGEVVVENSQVPIKSIELQLVRVETCGCAEGYARDATEIQNIQIAEGDVCHSLSIPIYMVFPRLFTCPTLETTNFKVEFEVNIVIVLHDDHLITENFPLKLCRI; translated from the exons ATGAGCGTCACTCTGGATATCCGGCTCAAAAGAGCCAACAAAGTTTACCGTGAGGGG gagttgCTGGCCGGGGTCGTGGTGCTCGTGAGCAAGGAGGCGGTGCAGCACCAGGGCATCTCCCTGAGCATGGAGGGCCTGGTCAACCTGCAGCTCAGCTCCAAGAGCGTCGGCGTCTTCGAGGCCTTCTACAACTCTGTCAAG CCCATCCAGCTGATCAGCAGCAACATCGAGGTGGCCAAGGCCGGGAAGATCCCAGGAGGCAAGACGGAGATCCCCTTTGAGTTTCCTCTGCAGACCAAAggcaacaaagtgctgtacgAGACCTACCACGGCGTCTTCGTCAACATCCAG TACACCCTGCGCTGTGACGTGAAGCGCTCCCTGCTGGCCAAAGACCTGAGCCGCACCTGTGAGTTCATGGTGCACAGTCAG ccgcaGAAAGCCAAGGTGTTACCGACTCCGGTCGACTTCAGCATCACTCCGGACACCCTGCAGAACATCCGTGAG agGAATTTGTTGCCAAAGTTTCTGATCCGGGGCCATTTAGACGCCACAAACTGCGTCATCAGCCAGCCGCTGACCggagaggtggtggtggagaaTTCCCAGGTTCCCATCAAGAGCATTGAACTGCAGCTCGTCCGAGTGGAAACCTGTG GTTGTGCTGAAGGTTACGCCCGAGACGCCACCGAGATCCAGAACATCCAGATCGCTGAGGGCGACGTGTGCCACAGCCTGTCCATCCCCATCTACATGGTGTTCCCCCGGCTCTTCACCTGCCCCACCCTGGAGACCACCAACTTCAAAGTCG AGTTTGAAGTCAACATTGTGATCGTCCTTCATGATGATCATCTGATCACAGAGAACTTCCCTCTGAAGCTCTGCCGAATCTGA